The following proteins come from a genomic window of Macadamia integrifolia cultivar HAES 741 chromosome 14, SCU_Mint_v3, whole genome shotgun sequence:
- the LOC122061595 gene encoding probable protein phosphatase 2C 33, with protein sequence MGSCLSADGRSGLPGSPTSESKRKNGRRRRSMRSSSFDYKRDEQLRRIAGRMFLNGASEVASLFTQQGRKGTNQDAMIVWENFGSRTDTVFCGVFDGHGPYGHLVAKRVRDSLPLKLSAHWEVNIGSEGGSRELSTSAMVSMNSEDTSFMYVEEESRESIDIEENKKHPEIFLTLKESFLKAFKVMDKELKLHPNIDCFCSGTTAVTLVKQGQDLIIGNVGDSRAILGTRNQDDALTAVQLTVDLKPNLPVEAERIRQCRGRVFALRDEPEVSRVWLPNNDSPGLAMARAFGDFCLKDFGLISVPEISYRRLTERDEFVVMATDGVWDVLSNKEVVDIVASAPARSTAARSLVESAVRAWKFKYPTSKIDDCAVVCLFLVSDSNNSCLPSKAEEQSAAFYQRESSQEKQQPQSAEGLNRSATVRAGPEIQPEEEEEEPLNEAARLMGIGEWSALEGVSRVNTLLTLPRFVAENEEDKQPTGGTKTWK encoded by the exons ATGGGGTCCTGCTTATCGGCGGACGGGAGGAGTGGTCTTCCCGGATCGCCGACTTCGGAATCAAAGAGGAAGAACGGAAGAAGGAGGCGTTCGATGCGGAGTTCTTCCTTCGATTATAAGAGGGACGAGCAGCTTCGTAGGATAGCCGGGAGAATGTTCTTGAATGGTGCTAGCGAGGTTGCTTCTCTGTTTACCCAACAAGGCAGGAAAGGGACCAATCAGGATGCCATGATCGTTTGGGAG AATTTTGGTTCAAGAACAGACACAGTTTTCTGTGGTGTTTTTGATGGCCATGGTCCCTATGGCCATTTGGTTGCAAAAAGAGTGAGAGATTCTCTACCATTGAAGCTAAGTGCCCATTGGGAAGTAAATATCGGCAGTGAAGGAGGATCTAGAGAACTCAGTACCAGTGCCATGGTAAGCATGAATTCTGAAGATACTTCCTTCATGTATGTTGAAGAGGAATCGAGGGAATCTATAGATATTGAAGAGAACAAGAAGCACCCAGAGATCTTTCTTACACTGAAGGAGTCATTTCTCAAGGCTTTCAAAGTTATGGATAAGGAATTGAAGTTGCACCCCAACATTGACTGCTTCTGTAGTGGGACAACTGCAGTCACCCTGGTTAAGCAG GGTCAGGATCTTATTATTGGAAATGTTGGAGACTCTAGAGCCATACTGGGGACAAGGAATCAAGACGATGCCCTTACTGCTGTTCAGTTGACCGTGGACCTTAAACCAAATCTTCCAG TGGAAGCTGAGAGAATCAGGCAATGTAGAGGGAGGGTTTTCGCCCTTCGGGATGAGCCTGAAGTTTCTCGTGTGTGGCTGCCAAACAATGACTCCCCTGGCCTGGCAATGGCTCGAGCTTTTGGGGATTTCTGCCTCAAGGATTTTGGATTGATCTCTGTGCCAGAGATATCTTATCGACGCCTCACGGAGAGGGACGAATTTGTAGTGATGGCAACAGATGGG GTCTGGGATGTTCTATCAAACAAAGAAGTTGTAGACATAGTGGCATCAGCTCCAGCACGTTCTACAGCTGCTCGATCTTTGGTCGAGTCGGCAGTTCGTGCATGGAAGTTCAAATACCCAACCTCAAAGATTGACGACTGTGCTGTAGTCTGCCTCTTCCTTGTCTCCGACTCAAACAATTCCTGCCTCCCATCCAAAGCCGAAGAACAGTCAGCTGCATTCTACCAACGTGAGAGTAGTCAAGAGAAACAACAGCCTCAAAGCGCAGAGGGGCTGAATCGATCGGCAACAGTACGAGCAGGTCCTGAGATCCAGccggaggaagaagaggaagaacccCTGAATGAAGCTGCACGGCTGATGGGGATAGGAGAGTGGTCCGCCCTGGAAGGTGTCTCAAGGGTGAACACACTGTTGACTCTACCAAGGTTTGTTGCTGAAAATGAGGAGGATAAGCAGCCCACTGGAGGAACAAAGACTTGGAAATGA